In Streptomyces sp. 840.1, one DNA window encodes the following:
- a CDS encoding O-methyltransferase, which produces MTKGNETKITDELYAYMLAHNPPLDAVQRELVETTYARLPDHAGMQSAEEQGPLLAFLVRLTGARHIVEVGTFTGFSALSMAQAMPADGKLIACDVSEEWTAYGREAWEKAGVADRIDLRIAPALDTLRAMPAEPHIDFAYLDADKGSYIPYWEELVPRMRRDGVIATDNVLFHGRVTDPDATGGAAAIKEFNDHVSADARMDSVLLTVSDGLTLSRKR; this is translated from the coding sequence AGGGCAACGAAACCAAGATCACTGACGAGCTCTACGCGTACATGCTGGCGCACAATCCGCCGCTGGACGCGGTGCAGCGCGAGCTCGTCGAGACCACGTACGCCCGTCTCCCCGACCACGCGGGCATGCAGTCGGCCGAGGAGCAGGGCCCGCTGCTGGCCTTCCTCGTCCGGCTGACCGGGGCCCGTCACATCGTGGAGGTCGGCACCTTCACCGGCTTCTCCGCCCTGTCGATGGCGCAGGCCATGCCCGCCGACGGAAAGCTGATCGCCTGCGACGTCTCGGAGGAGTGGACGGCGTACGGCCGCGAGGCATGGGAGAAGGCAGGCGTGGCCGACAGGATCGACCTGCGGATCGCCCCTGCCCTGGACACGCTGCGGGCGATGCCCGCCGAGCCGCACATCGACTTCGCCTACCTCGACGCGGACAAGGGCAGCTACATCCCCTACTGGGAGGAGCTGGTGCCCCGGATGCGCCGGGACGGCGTCATCGCCACGGACAACGTGCTCTTCCACGGCCGCGTGACGGACCCGGACGCGACCGGCGGAGCGGCGGCCATCAAGGAGTTCAACGACCACGTCTCCGCCGACGCGCGGATGGACAGCGTGCTGCTCACGGTGTCGGACGGCCTGACCCTGTCGCGCAAGCGGTAG
- a CDS encoding zinc ribbon domain-containing protein, with the protein MPRYEYRCRSCGDTFELSRPMAESSAPASCPAGHEDTVKLLSAVAVGGAAGSGPAPSGGGGGGGGCCGGGCCG; encoded by the coding sequence ATGCCTCGTTACGAGTACCGCTGCCGCTCCTGCGGAGACACGTTCGAACTCAGCCGCCCGATGGCCGAGTCGTCGGCCCCCGCCTCCTGCCCCGCCGGGCACGAGGACACCGTGAAGCTGCTCTCCGCCGTCGCCGTCGGCGGCGCGGCCGGTTCCGGGCCCGCGCCGTCGGGCGGCGGTGGCGGAGGCGGCGGTTGTTGCGGCGGGGGCTGCTGCGGCTGA
- a CDS encoding DUF4383 domain-containing protein codes for MATHAPHATRVQRPARRPAAHRRATRLDEHLPVDHRLSRVYRVGAGLMGLVLLAFGILGLIDKIGFFSTGGDMVAGLSTNGALSVLSICVGLLLFIGMVISGNFASTLNMVLGVAFILSGFVGLAVLDTGMNFLAFRIQNVLFAFVVGLLLMMFGMYGRVSGGLPHDNPYWRTRHPEEAADEERLGRRRQSAEMPVVVRPSSASGRWL; via the coding sequence ATGGCGACCCATGCGCCCCATGCGACCCGTGTCCAGCGTCCCGCACGACGGCCCGCCGCTCACCGCAGGGCCACTCGGCTCGATGAGCACCTGCCGGTCGACCACCGCCTCAGCCGCGTCTACCGGGTGGGGGCCGGGCTGATGGGCCTGGTGCTGCTGGCCTTCGGCATCCTCGGGCTGATCGACAAGATCGGCTTCTTCAGCACCGGCGGCGACATGGTCGCCGGCCTCAGCACCAACGGCGCGCTCAGCGTGCTGTCGATCTGCGTCGGACTGCTGCTCTTCATCGGGATGGTGATCAGCGGCAACTTCGCCTCGACCCTCAACATGGTCCTCGGTGTCGCCTTCATCCTCAGCGGCTTCGTGGGCCTCGCGGTGCTGGACACCGGAATGAACTTCCTCGCCTTCCGGATCCAGAACGTGCTGTTCGCCTTCGTCGTCGGGCTGCTGCTGATGATGTTCGGGATGTACGGGCGCGTCAGCGGCGGGCTCCCGCACGACAACCCGTACTGGCGGACCCGCCACCCCGAGGAAGCCGCAGACGAGGAACGCCTCGGTCGGCGGCGGCAGAGTGCGGAGATGCCCGTCGTCGTGCGGCCGTCATCCGCATCCGGGCGGTGGCTGTAG
- a CDS encoding DUF4097 family beta strand repeat-containing protein has translation MRTRTHARTLIASGGAVVAALVLSGCGGADTDDAPVEHKSFAFSGRTLTIETANTTLELVPADVKKVEVTRQVDGWVVLGSGPDPRWDMDGGTLSLKVKCKALISNCAAKQQVKVPRGVAVTVHGDNGKIVASGFDTALDLRSDNGEVTVRDTSGPLKLNSDNGGIVAEGISGPTVRADSDNGAVRLGFTAVPTLVDTTSDNGRVVIELPPGSTSYAVTTSADNGNTSVEVPRSGNSSHVVKARSDNGEVKVRTAN, from the coding sequence ATGCGCACCCGCACCCATGCCCGCACACTCATCGCGTCCGGCGGAGCGGTGGTTGCCGCTCTTGTACTCTCCGGCTGCGGCGGGGCGGACACCGACGACGCGCCGGTCGAGCACAAGTCGTTCGCGTTCAGTGGGAGGACGCTGACCATCGAGACGGCCAACACGACGCTGGAACTCGTACCGGCCGACGTGAAGAAGGTCGAGGTGACCCGGCAGGTCGACGGGTGGGTGGTGCTGGGGAGCGGGCCCGATCCGCGCTGGGACATGGACGGCGGCACGTTGTCGCTGAAGGTGAAGTGCAAGGCCCTGATCAGCAACTGCGCGGCCAAGCAGCAGGTGAAGGTGCCGCGCGGGGTGGCGGTCACCGTGCACGGGGACAACGGGAAGATCGTGGCGTCGGGCTTCGACACCGCGCTCGACCTGCGCTCCGACAACGGCGAAGTGACCGTGCGCGACACCAGCGGGCCGCTGAAGCTGAACAGCGACAACGGCGGCATCGTCGCCGAGGGGATCTCCGGCCCGACCGTGCGGGCCGACTCGGACAACGGGGCGGTGCGGCTCGGGTTCACCGCCGTGCCGACGCTGGTGGACACCACCAGTGACAACGGCAGGGTCGTCATCGAGCTGCCGCCCGGCAGCACCTCGTACGCGGTGACCACCAGCGCCGACAACGGGAACACGTCGGTGGAGGTGCCGCGCAGCGGCAACAGCTCCCATGTGGTGAAGGCCCGGAGCGACAACGGCGAAGTCAAGGTGCGAACCGCGAACTAA
- a CDS encoding helix-turn-helix domain-containing protein gives MPTEPLPDWVPTRRRAIGDRVRAARVAARLTQEEVAGRCGLDRKTVNRLEQGHTSPLLDHLLLIADAIGVDLADLVRG, from the coding sequence GTGCCGACCGAACCCCTACCCGACTGGGTACCCACCCGCCGCCGGGCCATCGGGGACCGCGTCCGAGCCGCTCGCGTCGCCGCGCGCCTCACTCAGGAGGAAGTGGCCGGCCGATGCGGACTTGACCGGAAGACGGTGAACCGGCTGGAACAGGGCCACACGTCTCCGCTGCTCGATCACCTCCTCCTGATCGCCGACGCGATCGGCGTGGACCTCGCCGACCTCGTGCGGGGGTAG
- a CDS encoding helix-turn-helix domain-containing protein has product MHALPHDHTGARIKRLRLERHLTQKALCDLAQIPYSTLTKTEQGILPPSPHLIASVARALRVEIATVTGQPYATELRADQLDILIQPIREALDVYDLGPDPEIQPRPQQLLQDDAEHLLVAVRAAEIKQTATQLPGLLLEATTAAHLAGTSEGWLLLASYYRTAYDVASKLGYADLATIALSRMEWAAERGSGAVVGGMYRYMRALTYLRAGQYRTGDRLIRMGLGILEQSDPGRERDVLTGQLHLGAAVMAGRAQDRAAADGHLAEAERIAAATGDASDVHWLSFGPTNVAVHRVSVLAELDEYGQAAQIGQTITVPKAWPASRKSHHFAELARAQMWDGSLDDAFANLLRARRAAPQQARYHQTVRETYSGLEAAKRQLPDSFLSYGSWLGA; this is encoded by the coding sequence ATGCACGCTCTGCCCCATGACCACACCGGCGCACGCATCAAACGGCTGCGCCTTGAACGCCACCTCACGCAGAAAGCCCTGTGCGACCTCGCGCAGATTCCCTACTCCACCCTTACGAAGACCGAGCAGGGCATCCTCCCCCCGTCGCCGCACCTCATCGCGAGCGTGGCCCGCGCGCTGCGAGTCGAAATCGCCACGGTCACCGGCCAGCCCTACGCCACCGAACTCCGAGCCGATCAGCTGGACATACTGATCCAGCCGATCCGCGAGGCACTGGACGTGTACGACCTCGGGCCGGACCCGGAAATCCAACCCCGCCCGCAGCAACTGCTCCAGGACGACGCCGAGCACCTGCTCGTCGCTGTCCGCGCGGCCGAGATCAAGCAGACCGCTACGCAGCTCCCCGGCCTGCTCCTCGAAGCGACGACGGCGGCACACCTGGCCGGCACGTCCGAGGGGTGGCTGCTCCTCGCCTCGTACTACCGCACCGCGTACGACGTCGCGTCGAAGCTGGGCTACGCGGACCTTGCGACGATCGCCCTGTCGCGGATGGAGTGGGCGGCCGAGCGCGGGTCCGGCGCCGTGGTGGGCGGCATGTACCGGTACATGCGCGCGCTCACCTACCTGCGGGCCGGGCAGTACCGCACCGGGGACCGGCTGATCCGGATGGGGCTCGGGATCCTGGAGCAGTCCGACCCGGGCCGGGAGCGGGACGTTCTGACCGGGCAACTCCATCTCGGCGCGGCGGTGATGGCCGGACGGGCACAGGATCGGGCGGCAGCGGACGGCCATCTTGCGGAAGCGGAGCGCATCGCGGCCGCGACGGGCGACGCCTCGGACGTCCACTGGCTGTCCTTCGGCCCGACGAATGTGGCCGTACACCGGGTCAGCGTGCTGGCCGAGCTCGACGAGTACGGGCAGGCCGCACAGATCGGTCAGACCATCACCGTGCCGAAGGCGTGGCCGGCCTCGCGGAAATCGCACCACTTCGCCGAGTTGGCGCGGGCCCAGATGTGGGACGGTTCGCTGGATGATGCGTTCGCGAATCTGCTGCGGGCGAGGCGGGCGGCGCCGCAGCAGGCGAGGTACCACCAGACGGTCCGCGAGACGTACTCAGGACTGGAGGCGGCGAAGCGCCAGCTGCCGGACAGCTTCCTCTCCTACGGCTCCTGGCTGGGCGCCTGA
- a CDS encoding collagen-like protein, producing the protein MTRTERLLYRRRRGLWVTAALLFLGGGLALAFLLIGRAQDRADELATEADRRGTAVTTLATDVRTLRAQVQARGGTPAAPDPGDAVEDLPARAEVPVPIPGPPGPVGETGARGARGQRGATGASATPAPGPSGAAGREGMGGAPGAVGPAGPAGPAGEQGPAGAPGPAGKDGAAGKDGSDGASGQTCPAGYSLQPPPSDPDALVCRRDGAPAVPNPTTSPAAYALLDRRRS; encoded by the coding sequence GTGACGAGAACGGAGAGGTTGCTCTACCGGCGCCGCCGCGGCCTCTGGGTCACGGCGGCGCTGCTGTTCCTGGGCGGCGGCCTGGCGCTGGCCTTCTTGCTGATCGGCCGGGCGCAGGACCGCGCGGACGAGCTGGCCACCGAGGCGGACCGGCGGGGTACCGCGGTCACCACCTTGGCGACGGATGTGCGGACGCTGCGCGCGCAGGTCCAGGCCCGGGGCGGCACCCCGGCGGCCCCGGATCCGGGGGACGCGGTGGAGGATCTGCCCGCGCGGGCCGAGGTGCCGGTGCCGATCCCCGGACCGCCGGGGCCCGTCGGGGAGACGGGCGCCCGCGGTGCGCGTGGCCAGCGCGGTGCGACCGGCGCCTCGGCCACCCCCGCCCCGGGCCCGTCGGGCGCTGCTGGCCGCGAGGGTATGGGCGGCGCACCGGGGGCGGTCGGCCCGGCTGGGCCTGCTGGCCCCGCGGGCGAGCAGGGGCCGGCAGGCGCGCCGGGCCCCGCGGGCAAGGACGGTGCCGCTGGGAAGGACGGGAGCGACGGGGCCAGCGGTCAGACCTGCCCGGCCGGGTACTCGCTCCAGCCCCCGCCGTCGGATCCGGATGCGCTGGTCTGCCGGCGCGACGGGGCCCCGGCCGTACCCAACCCGACGACGTCCCCGGCCGCGTACGCGCTGCTCGACCGTCGCCGCTCATGA
- a CDS encoding holin codes for MAAPIESKVTAATVMTFVVGLAAAVLNAVQADSSLLGPLPAWLQAPLLSLVPAGLAFLAGWKAKHTPRDVADPLAKGV; via the coding sequence ATGGCTGCACCGATCGAGTCCAAGGTGACGGCTGCGACCGTCATGACGTTCGTCGTCGGCCTGGCCGCCGCCGTTCTCAACGCCGTGCAGGCGGACAGTTCGCTGCTCGGCCCGCTGCCCGCGTGGCTACAGGCCCCGCTCCTTTCCCTCGTTCCGGCGGGGCTGGCGTTCCTCGCCGGGTGGAAGGCGAAGCACACGCCGCGCGATGTCGCTGACCCGCTCGCCAAGGGCGTCTGA
- a CDS encoding CHAP domain-containing protein, with amino-acid sequence MAGTAADVARIIKAEVGYQEGRSGGHWNNYQRYSPAVPGLEWSQNQAWCQTFTTWAFQTAGMPKGSYPVTASCALAVAWWRKAGRWSEYPAIGAAVFFGPGGGSHTGIVIAYDTSTITTIEGNTNVSGSAEGDGVYRKVRQRRDAYVYGYGYPTYPGGITSADPNWKNPTTEEDPMAGITKRDIYDAVWTTDAIAAPADAKDIKTNKSWQPQSVIRDVQARIRSMDKRLAAQTAAITALAKLAGKGVDTSAVIVAVEAAIKDAVITVDINGQEA; translated from the coding sequence ATGGCCGGTACCGCTGCCGACGTAGCCCGCATCATCAAGGCCGAGGTCGGCTACCAGGAGGGCCGCTCCGGCGGCCACTGGAACAACTACCAGCGCTACAGCCCCGCCGTCCCCGGCCTGGAGTGGTCGCAGAACCAGGCCTGGTGCCAGACGTTCACCACGTGGGCTTTTCAGACGGCCGGGATGCCGAAGGGCTCGTACCCGGTGACCGCGTCGTGCGCGCTCGCGGTGGCGTGGTGGAGGAAGGCCGGCCGGTGGTCGGAGTACCCGGCGATCGGGGCCGCGGTCTTCTTCGGGCCGGGCGGCGGGTCGCACACCGGAATCGTCATCGCCTACGACACGTCCACGATCACCACGATCGAGGGCAACACGAACGTCTCCGGGTCGGCCGAGGGCGACGGGGTGTACCGCAAGGTGCGGCAGCGCCGGGACGCCTACGTGTACGGCTACGGCTACCCCACCTACCCCGGCGGCATCACGTCTGCCGACCCCAACTGGAAGAACCCCACAACCGAGGAGGACCCCATGGCGGGCATTACCAAGCGCGACATCTACGACGCGGTGTGGACGACCGACGCGATCGCCGCTCCGGCCGACGCGAAGGACATCAAGACGAACAAGAGCTGGCAGCCGCAGTCCGTCATCAGGGACGTGCAGGCGCGCATCCGCTCCATGGACAAGCGCCTCGCCGCGCAGACCGCGGCCATCACCGCGCTGGCCAAGCTCGCTGGCAAGGGCGTCGACACCTCGGCGGTCATCGTCGCAGTGGAGGCCGCCATCAAGGACGCCGTCATCACCGTCGACATCAACGGCCAGGAGGCCTGA
- a CDS encoding LamG-like jellyroll fold domain-containing protein yields the protein MPTLVEVGWGGQIQAPSAIRWTDLTARVDQVQGVRIDRGASDELSEIQPGSCTMVLDNADGALTPGNPNSPYYPNVRRNAPIRVSQAVIPVRSGAAPYSLNMMGDAFDSGVADPSMWTTANGAVQVGGRLRLPLVPGVVSRQTSNREWSLAGAALSVKLATPPGANGSSSTSMSMWVYSQTTGTRLRWSYNAVNGLLRAASEVSSADAGAVSVPYDPIAHAWLRIRETTGVLFFETSPDGWDWTICRSLATPAWVNTNTVQIEFNATRTGGTADYVEWDLLGARVRPRFYGMVNEWPVQWEGLLSTVSISATDLFKRLNRQPPLRSMLGMEVLTRDTVTGTFSFPAAYFPLAEPVESAAAGSVVGAGIGALASTQVGAGGTLVFGEEGVPETGESAVSFTPASATAGRYLVGDLGPQMAADSTTWAINVQVWIKTSTAGRAILGLSDPLRTSQLVLSLNSSGVLTVESTQDGTALVIGTSSSGNLADGAWHHVVYDGSAKRVYVDGAAAGGILPATSSPDLRTIYVGGYRSARLFSGQIAHLSLHLANGPVGSVYAVASDARTGFSGESSDWRVERLARYAGLESVTLLGSTFDPVASQGPTGTSIVARLQEVEATESGRLYAERDYYGLAYQSRDLRYNPSAGAEVFAISYADVEPGIQLADDDQKLCNQVEASRPNGATQIVTDASSVEAFGVYEQQLTVLKTSDSSVADAASWLVSRYADPAPELREVPIEAATMATFLDILDADISSYFTVYDLPAQSSALEMRVTVEGYTETLKENSHLIEFRTSASARDSIWILDDPEYSVLGSTTRLAY from the coding sequence ATGCCGACCCTCGTGGAAGTGGGATGGGGCGGTCAGATCCAGGCGCCGTCGGCGATCCGCTGGACGGACCTCACCGCCCGGGTGGACCAGGTGCAGGGAGTACGGATCGACCGGGGCGCGTCGGACGAACTGTCGGAGATCCAGCCCGGCAGCTGCACGATGGTCCTGGACAATGCGGACGGGGCACTGACCCCGGGGAACCCGAACTCGCCGTACTACCCGAACGTGCGGCGCAACGCCCCGATCCGGGTGTCGCAGGCGGTCATCCCTGTCCGGTCTGGGGCGGCCCCGTACTCGCTCAACATGATGGGCGACGCGTTCGACTCCGGCGTGGCGGACCCGTCGATGTGGACGACGGCCAACGGCGCGGTGCAGGTGGGTGGACGGCTGCGGCTGCCCCTCGTCCCGGGGGTGGTGTCCAGGCAGACATCGAACCGGGAATGGTCCCTGGCCGGCGCCGCGCTTTCGGTGAAACTCGCGACCCCGCCTGGGGCGAACGGCAGCTCGTCCACGTCGATGTCGATGTGGGTGTACTCGCAGACGACAGGGACTCGACTGCGCTGGTCGTACAACGCCGTCAACGGACTGCTGCGTGCCGCGTCGGAGGTGAGCTCCGCCGACGCCGGGGCCGTGTCGGTCCCCTACGACCCGATCGCCCACGCCTGGCTCCGGATCCGCGAGACGACCGGTGTCCTGTTCTTCGAGACCAGCCCGGACGGGTGGGACTGGACGATCTGCCGATCGCTCGCCACCCCGGCCTGGGTGAACACCAACACGGTCCAGATCGAGTTCAACGCGACCCGCACTGGCGGGACCGCGGACTACGTGGAGTGGGATCTTCTCGGCGCCCGGGTGCGACCCCGCTTCTACGGCATGGTCAACGAGTGGCCCGTCCAGTGGGAAGGGCTGCTCAGCACGGTCAGCATCAGCGCGACGGACCTCTTCAAGCGGCTGAACCGGCAGCCGCCGTTGCGGTCGATGCTGGGTATGGAGGTGCTGACCCGTGACACCGTGACCGGTACGTTCTCCTTCCCCGCTGCGTACTTCCCGCTGGCGGAGCCGGTTGAGTCGGCGGCTGCCGGATCGGTCGTCGGGGCCGGGATCGGCGCCTTGGCCTCCACTCAAGTCGGGGCGGGCGGGACCTTGGTGTTCGGTGAGGAGGGGGTCCCCGAAACTGGTGAGAGCGCGGTGTCGTTCACCCCCGCGTCAGCGACGGCTGGTCGGTACTTGGTCGGGGATCTCGGCCCGCAGATGGCGGCGGACAGCACTACGTGGGCGATCAACGTTCAGGTGTGGATCAAGACATCGACGGCGGGCAGGGCGATCCTCGGGCTGAGCGACCCGCTGCGGACATCACAGTTGGTGCTCTCCCTGAACAGCAGCGGCGTCTTGACGGTGGAGTCCACGCAGGACGGCACCGCCCTGGTCATCGGTACCAGCAGCAGCGGCAATCTGGCCGACGGAGCCTGGCATCACGTCGTGTACGACGGGTCCGCGAAGCGCGTCTACGTCGATGGTGCGGCGGCGGGCGGCATACTGCCCGCCACGTCGTCACCAGACCTGCGGACCATCTACGTGGGCGGCTACCGGAGCGCCCGCCTGTTCTCCGGGCAGATCGCGCACCTGTCCCTGCACCTCGCGAACGGGCCGGTCGGCTCGGTGTACGCCGTGGCGTCGGACGCACGAACCGGGTTCAGCGGGGAGTCCTCCGACTGGCGGGTCGAGCGCCTGGCCCGGTACGCGGGCCTGGAGTCGGTGACGCTGCTCGGGTCGACTTTCGACCCGGTCGCGTCGCAGGGCCCGACTGGCACGTCGATCGTGGCCCGGCTTCAGGAAGTTGAGGCGACGGAGAGCGGTCGGCTGTACGCCGAGCGGGACTACTACGGGCTGGCGTACCAGTCCCGTGATCTGCGGTACAACCCGAGCGCCGGCGCCGAGGTCTTCGCGATTTCGTACGCGGATGTCGAGCCCGGCATTCAGCTGGCTGACGATGACCAGAAACTCTGCAACCAGGTCGAGGCGTCCCGCCCGAACGGGGCGACGCAGATCGTCACCGACGCTTCGTCCGTCGAGGCGTTCGGCGTGTACGAGCAGCAGCTCACCGTGCTCAAGACGTCGGACAGCTCGGTCGCCGATGCCGCGTCGTGGCTGGTCTCCCGGTACGCCGACCCCGCCCCCGAGCTGCGCGAGGTGCCGATCGAGGCCGCGACGATGGCCACGTTCCTCGACATCCTCGACGCGGACATCAGCTCGTACTTCACGGTGTACGACCTGCCCGCCCAGTCATCGGCACTGGAGATGCGCGTCACTGTCGAGGGCTACACCGAGACGCTCAAAGAGAACAGCCATCTGATCGAGTTCCGCACGAGCGCCAGCGCCCGCGACTCAATCTGGATCCTCGACGACCCGGAGTACTCCGTGCTCGGATCCACCACACGACTCGCCTACTGA
- a CDS encoding phage tail tube protein: MAIGSGLGAQVGIAAESTYGTYVAPTKFIEFTKEGLALKKTTAQSAGIAAGRLLPLSSRRVVTQRQAAGSLDMEVTTKGMGVLLQTLMGTTVTPVQQATTDAYLQTHILADTAGKSLTVQKGVPLTTGTVTRKNFLGCKIISAEFSCEVGGMLTASFEIDSKDCEETSVLAAASYPSMSPFHFMQMGLKTGTYGTEIARSGIRKVSIKIERPMAVERFYAGASGLKAEPISNDQVKVTGSIEMDYVDTVLDDLHTSDAATSLVWDFSGAEIAPTYPSRFTVKLPAIRFDEAPPSVEGFDVVKPTLSFTGLYDGTNPLAIEYMSNDVTL, encoded by the coding sequence ATGGCGATCGGTTCCGGGCTCGGTGCCCAGGTCGGTATCGCGGCCGAGTCGACGTACGGCACGTACGTGGCTCCGACGAAGTTCATCGAGTTCACGAAGGAGGGCCTGGCCCTCAAGAAGACGACGGCTCAGTCTGCCGGGATCGCGGCGGGGCGGCTGTTGCCGTTGTCGTCGCGGCGGGTGGTGACGCAGCGGCAGGCGGCCGGGTCGCTGGACATGGAGGTCACCACGAAGGGTATGGGTGTCCTGCTCCAGACCCTGATGGGTACGACGGTGACGCCGGTGCAGCAGGCGACGACGGACGCCTACCTCCAGACCCACATCCTGGCGGACACGGCGGGCAAGAGCTTGACGGTCCAGAAGGGTGTCCCGCTCACGACGGGGACGGTGACCAGGAAGAACTTTCTGGGCTGCAAGATCATCAGTGCGGAGTTCTCGTGTGAGGTCGGCGGCATGCTGACCGCCAGCTTCGAGATCGACTCGAAGGACTGCGAGGAGACGTCCGTCCTGGCGGCCGCTTCGTACCCGAGCATGTCCCCGTTCCACTTCATGCAGATGGGGCTCAAGACCGGCACATATGGGACTGAGATCGCACGCAGCGGCATCCGCAAGGTGTCGATCAAGATCGAGCGCCCCATGGCCGTGGAACGCTTCTACGCCGGGGCGTCCGGCCTCAAGGCCGAGCCCATCAGCAACGACCAGGTGAAGGTGACCGGCAGCATCGAGATGGACTACGTCGACACCGTCCTCGACGACCTCCACACCAGCGACGCCGCGACGTCTCTCGTCTGGGACTTCTCCGGTGCGGAGATCGCACCGACGTACCCCAGCCGGTTCACGGTCAAGCTGCCCGCGATCCGCTTCGACGAGGCGCCGCCCAGCGTGGAGGGCTTCGATGTCGTCAAGCCGACGCTGTCCTTCACCGGCCTGTACGACGGGACGAACCCGCTGGCCATCGAGTACATGTCCAACGACGTCACCCTCTGA
- a CDS encoding phage major capsid protein: MPQLQLSHQQAVIRLRDIRAALEDLEKRDALTAEDEQQFDELTREFADVDDHRRQLERRSALERVRASTQATERRPAGLSVERGTSTGSGSSYDLDPVLNPDSVEDRRFRNPWDLGEMRTFGRSPEELGQELRARALCAVEKMAGANDRIRSTATSIIEAWDDKRGSIARMCLATSSPEYMRAWSKLARGKGHMVTPDEQQALERAMSLTDSSGGYLVPFQLDPTVIITSNGSINQIRQVARQVVATGDVWNGVSAGAVSWRWAAEGSEAGDNAPTLGQPSVPVWKADGFVPISIEAMDDADNVTTEVGRLLAFGKDTLEAAAFINGSGSGQPTGMVTALTGTSSVVTSTTTDTFASGDVYKTDTALPGRYRPNAAWLGNRGIYNAIRQFDSAGGTNLWERIGADVPPMLLGRKALEAEDMDGTVNATQDNNVLVYGDFDNYVIADRIGMSIEFLPHLVGANRRPTGQRGWYAWYRVGADSVNDGAFRMLNVT; encoded by the coding sequence ATGCCTCAGCTTCAGCTTTCGCACCAGCAGGCCGTCATCCGCCTGCGTGACATCCGTGCCGCCCTCGAAGACCTGGAGAAGCGCGACGCGCTCACCGCCGAGGACGAGCAGCAGTTCGACGAGCTCACCCGCGAGTTCGCCGACGTTGACGACCACCGCCGCCAGCTGGAGCGCCGCTCCGCGCTGGAGCGGGTCCGTGCGTCCACCCAGGCCACCGAGCGCCGCCCTGCCGGGCTCTCGGTCGAACGGGGCACCTCGACGGGGTCGGGCAGTTCGTACGACCTCGACCCGGTCCTCAACCCCGACTCGGTCGAGGACCGGCGGTTCCGTAACCCGTGGGACCTCGGCGAGATGCGCACCTTCGGCCGGTCGCCCGAAGAGCTCGGCCAGGAGCTCCGGGCGCGCGCCCTGTGCGCCGTCGAGAAGATGGCGGGCGCGAACGACCGCATCCGATCGACGGCCACCTCGATCATCGAGGCGTGGGACGACAAGCGCGGCAGCATCGCCCGCATGTGCCTCGCGACGTCCAGCCCGGAGTACATGCGGGCCTGGTCGAAGCTCGCCCGCGGCAAGGGCCACATGGTGACCCCGGACGAGCAGCAGGCCCTGGAGCGGGCCATGTCCCTGACGGACAGCTCGGGCGGGTACCTAGTGCCGTTCCAGCTGGACCCGACGGTCATCATCACGTCGAACGGGTCGATCAACCAGATCCGGCAGGTCGCTCGGCAGGTCGTCGCGACCGGCGACGTGTGGAACGGCGTGTCCGCCGGCGCGGTGTCGTGGCGGTGGGCGGCCGAGGGTTCCGAGGCCGGGGACAACGCCCCGACGCTCGGCCAGCCCTCCGTGCCGGTCTGGAAGGCCGACGGCTTCGTTCCGATCAGCATTGAGGCGATGGACGACGCCGACAACGTCACCACCGAGGTCGGGCGCCTGCTCGCCTTCGGGAAGGACACCCTGGAGGCCGCCGCGTTCATCAACGGGTCCGGATCCGGCCAGCCGACCGGCATGGTTACCGCCCTGACCGGCACGTCGTCGGTCGTCACCTCCACCACGACGGACACGTTCGCGTCCGGCGACGTGTACAAGACCGACACCGCGCTGCCGGGCCGGTACCGGCCGAACGCTGCGTGGCTCGGCAACCGCGGGATCTACAACGCGATCCGCCAGTTTGACTCCGCCGGCGGCACGAACCTGTGGGAGCGGATCGGCGCGGACGTCCCCCCGATGCTCCTGGGCCGCAAGGCTCTGGAGGCCGAGGACATGGACGGCACGGTCAACGCCACGCAGGACAACAACGTGCTGGTGTACGGCGACTTCGACAACTACGTCATCGCCGACCGCATCGGCATGTCCATCGAGTTCCTGCCGCACCTCGTCGGCGCGAACCGTCGGCCGACCGGCCAGCGCGGCTGGTACGCCTGGTACCGGGTCGGCGCCGACAGCGTGAACGACGGCGCGTTCCGGATGCTCAACGTCACCTGA